TCACCCACGCCCGTAGAATTAAGGAAAATTTTCTCCTCTATCGCATCCTGCCTCAGGTGATCGCCTTCACCTACTACCACATCTGCTGGCTTATCTACGTCATCAAGCCGTCGTGGAGTTATCTGGTGAACGCCCAATTTGAAGACCATGCCGAGCACGAATACATGGAATTCGTGGCGGAAAATCCTCAGTTCGAATCGGAGCCTTTCAAGAGCCTCTTTGAGGAGGACTATGTCTCCTCCGAGAGCGTGGCGGACGTATTTCGTCAGATCGCGCATGACGAGCGGATGCACAAGGAAGAGAGCCTGGAAGCGATCGCAACGGCCCGATTTCAGTGAACGGTAAGCAGAGGCTTGGGAGGGTGGCCCTTCGGTAACCCTGAAGAAGTTCAGCCACCATTTTAGGTGCAGACTCACATCCCCGAAATCTACACTTCCTACCGGAGCTATACGACAGCACACTTTACGAGATCGTACCGCAGGAAAGCGCACCTTGACGCTGACGGGGGCCTGTGATAGAAGAGGTGCGTTGTGGAAGACACCTGCCAATATCCCAGCATCAGGCCAAGAAGGAGGTCGCCCATGAAAAGGAGCTTGAGCCTCTTACCCGCCGTAATCCTTTCCACATCCTTCGCTCTCGCCGGGTGCCAGACGGCCTCGGTCGGTCCAGATGAAAAGCTCACCGTTGGCCAGGTTCAGAAGGAGATCCGGGTCGGTATGAGCGGCGCAGAGGTCGCGCAGGTGCTGGGCTCGCCCAATGTGGTCACGACCGACGAATTGCGGCGCGAGGTCTGGATCTACGACAAGATTGCCACCACAAGCGCCAATTCCGGATATGTCGGAGGACTGCTGACCCTCGTGTTCGTGATCCCGTACGGATACTCGAGCTCAACAACTCAGCAGACGCTGACAGTCATCGTCAAGTTCGACGAACAAAAAAAGGTTCGTGACTTCGCCTACCACGCATCTCGCTTCTAGCGGGAAGCCACGGACATGGCGCTCAGAGCCAAGGCGCTATCGATAGTCCTCGCCGGCCTCTTGGCTGGATGCGCCTCCATTCCTCAGGACATACTCCAGCTTTCGCCGGAGAGCCTTGAGGAAAATCAGCTCCAAACCAGGCGATTTGAGACTGAGGATGAGGCGAAGCTGCTGTCCGCCTCCGCCGCCCTCCTCCAGGACCTTGGGTTTACCATAAATAAAAGCGTAACCAGCCTGGGCGTGATCACGGCCTCGAAAGACCGAAGCGCCGTCGAAGCGGGCCAGGTGGTCCTGGCCGTCCTGCTCAGCATCCTGGCTCGGCAGAGTGTGCCTTACGATGAAAAGCAGAATATGCGGGTATCGGTGGTAACTCGGCCATTGGGGGACGGCAAGAGCACGGCCGTTCGGGTGACCTTTCAACGCATCGTCTGGAATACCCATAAGCAGATTAGCAAGCGAGAGCAACTGAGCGACCCCGAGATCTACCAAGAATTTTTCTCCAAACTCTCTAAAGCTGTCTTTCTGGAGGCGCATCAACTATGAGAAAGTTGACGTGCTCTAAAGGGTTGCTGGGTCTTCTGTTCATCCTCATCCTGGGGACGGGGTGTGCCACCACTCAGTCGAGGCTTCTGGATAGCGATGAAAGCCAGGTGAGGCTGCGAAGTATCCAGAGCCGCGCCTTCGACACGACGGACAAGGCCCAGACCCTCCGCACCGCCATCTCCCTCCTTCAGGACCTCGGCTTCATCATAGACCAGGCCGATCTGGCGCTTGGGACGGTGACCGGAACTAAGCTTGCCGGATACCAAGTGAGGATGACGGTGAGTGTCCGGCCTCGCGGCGAGACCCAGCTCATTGTCCGGGCCAATGCCCAATACAATCTCGAGCCCGTCACGGACCCCGAGCCCTACCGGACGTTCTTTACTGCCCTGGAAAAAGCGATGTTCCTGACGGGCCATCAGGTGGATTAACGAGGCGGGCACTGGGAGCGCGAGGCGACCGTGACGGAGAGAAGGAGGGGATGATGCGCAGCGGAGAGTTCAGGGTGATACCGTGGCGGGGGCTTTTGGCTGCCGGGGCCGTGGTCCTCGTCCTCAGCGTAGGGCTCGCCCGCGGGGCGGGCGCGGCCACCATAACTGAATACCCCACGACTGGCGCCCCGACCGGCATCACGGCCGGCCCGGATGGCGCCCTCTGGTTCACCGAGTGGATTAATGGCATTGGGCGGATCACGACGGCCGGGGCCATCACCGAGTTCCCCGTCCCCCACTACTCATACGACAGCCTGCGCAGTATCACGGCCGGCCCGGATGGCGCACTTTGGTTCACCCGGTGGGATACTGGGATCGGGCGGATCACGACGGCGGGAATCGCCACCGAGTTCGCCCTCCCGACGGGTAGCTCCCCGCATGGCATCACGGCCGGCCCCGACGGAGCGCTCTGGTTCACCGAGGCGGGAGCCAACAAGATCGGGCGGATCACGACGGCGGGGGCCATCACCGAGTTCCCGCTCCCCACGTCGAGCAGTAACCCGAATGGCATCACGGCCGGCCCTGACGGCGCTCTCTGGTTCACGGAGTCTGCTGCTAGTGCTAGGCGGATCGGGCGGATCACGACGGACGGGACCATCACCGAGTTCACTATCCCCTCATTCCACTACCCGACTGGCATCACGGCCGGCCCGGACGGTGCCCTTTGGTTTAATTACATGTACGGTGGTATCGGGCGGATCACGACGGCGGGGGTCGTCACCGAATTCTTAATTCCCAACGCGAGTAGCTGGGGGTACAGTGCCGCTGACATCACCGCAGGTCCCGACGGCGCCATTTGGTTCATCGCGGAGACGAGCACCGTGAGCAGCAAGATCGGGCGGATCACGACGGCCGGGGTCATTACCGAGTTCGCCGTCCCCGGCGACTTCCCGATGGGTATCACCGCCGGCCCCGACGGGGCGCTCTGGTTCACCGAGCACAACAGCTTCAAGATCGGGCGGATCACCACTGATACCGCCCCCACCCTCGCCGCCGCGGTGTCGCTCAATGGGTCTGCGTTCCACACGGGCCAGCAGATCACCTATCAGGCCACGCTGACCCCAGGGTCGACCCCGACGCAGGTGGACATCTATCTTGGGGTCCTGCTGCCCGACGGGATGACGTTCCTCTCGTTCGTTCCCGGGCCAGGCGGTACGATCACCTTTGCCTTCGGCGCGGTCCCGGTGCCCTTCGCGGCGAACGTGACGCTGACCTCGACTGTTGTCCCATTCTCCTATACGTTCACCGGCACGGAACCGGTGGGGACGTACTACACGTACGCCGGGCTAGCTGTAGCGGGCAGCGATCCCTTACAGGCCGCGAACCAACTCAGCCTCGGGGTCCAGGCGTTCCAGTTTACGCCGTGAAGGAGCGGATGGGCTGACTCGCATCCGTCAACTGGCTAGCGGCCTTCGCCGCATAGAGCTTTTTGAATTGGCGTCACGGTGTAGGGACCGAACTTCAGGCCCTACCTCATGTGTAGTTTACCCCCCGTAGTCCACACATCCTTCGCTACACCGTTCGCTCAGCACACCCTCTCACCCATAGAGGAGGTCCATTTAGCGAAGCAGCGCCTGCACACGTGGGCAGCTCAGCCAGGAGAGATAAGTCGGCATCAACGGGAAGGAGCAGGATGGCTAAGACGGGTAGTGTCCTAATTTGAGAATAAGAAAGGCTAGTATTGGCATTATCCTTGCTATATATTCCTTTATAGGAAGATCATTAGATGAAAGCTCTCAAAATCTCTGAAAAAGCTTGACAAGGGATAGTTGGGAATGATAAGCGTACACATCCGTTATTGACTCTCCTGTAGAGGTCCGCTACACGACAC
The window above is part of the Candidatus Methylomirabilis sp. genome. Proteins encoded here:
- the bamE gene encoding outer membrane protein assembly factor BamE, producing the protein MKRSLSLLPAVILSTSFALAGCQTASVGPDEKLTVGQVQKEIRVGMSGAEVAQVLGSPNVVTTDELRREVWIYDKIATTSANSGYVGGLLTLVFVIPYGYSSSTTQQTLTVIVKFDEQKKVRDFAYHASRF